Proteins encoded by one window of Amaranthus tricolor cultivar Red isolate AtriRed21 chromosome 4, ASM2621246v1, whole genome shotgun sequence:
- the LOC130811234 gene encoding uncharacterized protein LOC130811234 has protein sequence MALLNFFSKLVGKKKKAKVAIVSSPDCPNNGIRTLQVKLEHPVKPSENDELNVTTSFSVAVPFDTPTISRCKVKLMNPENPVENEPVELDYEGEDEHDDKSPISRENSDFNLQAQDIVSSNPSFQNDDLDNKTADKDADDEDIDMMQSGHVSDPGLARKEQWASPSLTRSCSNLESREVLNKIADQLPPSKTQSFEELQDLADRVKGDVLMGSPCSQSSVLSHRSADKVMLKKHSSSQILPSRSKRLWWKLFLWSHRNLPKPASAPKTRVSLLASVNQQGGYSSDTLEPGRGKPLSKVESAGSFSELCSNKSSHKANAFKDGFSGLWPQNQWIAFTGESSSSPLKRVDDWVNDLGYQPSTMAIEQENDDEQIVFPASPEVDESVAKARVHSSKHNRINLSEELLHANSMIQSLNSSSTVAHISGMGLKAIPMISHFSSLRSINLSNNSIVQITPGSLPKGLHVLDLSKNKIASIEGLRELTRLRVLYLNYNRISRIGHGLSSCTLLKELYLSGNKISEVEGLHRLLKLTVLDLSFNKITTTKALGQLVANYNSLVALNILGNPIHSNLSSEQLRRAVCGLLPKLAYLNKQVVNQQKAREVSSDIVAKTASRSSNWNSCKRSVKRSSASGGLSSSSRSGASVSQRGRSKLKRRVNQKSRLKTTESS, from the exons AACTAgttggaaagaaaaagaaggcaAAG GTTGCAATTGTTTCTTCACCTGATTGTCCGAACAATGGGATCAGAACTCTGCAAGTGAAGCTGGAACACCCAGTGAAACCCTCTGAAAATGATGAGCTGAACGTAACGACATCTTTCAGTGTTGCGGTGCCATTTGATACACCCACGATTTCAAGGTGCAAGGTGAAGTTGATGAACCCTGAAAACCCTGTTGAGAATGAGCCTGTAGAGCTCGATTATGAAGGCGAAGATGAGCATGATGACAAGTCACCAATAAGCAGGGAAAACTCTGATTTTAACCTGCAAGCTCAAGACATAGTTTCAAGTAATCCGTCGTTTCAAAACGATGATCTCGACAATAAGACAGCTGACAAAGATGCAGATGATGAAGACATAGATATGATGCAGAGTGGCCATGTTAGTGACCCCGGCTTGGCTAGAAAAGAGCAGTGGGCATCACCGAGCCTTACACGTTCTTGCTCAAACCTCGAATCAAGGGAAGTTCTGAATAAGATTGCTGATCAATTGCCACCTTCTAAAACACAATCATTTGAAGAATTACAAGACTTGGCTGATAGAGTAAAAGGTGATGTTTTGATGGGTTCTCCTTGCAGTCAGTCATCTGTTTTGTCTCACAGAAGTGCTGATAAAGTAATGCTGAAAAAGCATTCTTCAAGCCAAATCCTTCCTTCTAGAAGCAAGAGATTGTGGTGGAAACTATTCCTTTGGAGTCATAGAAACTTGCCAAAACCGGCAAGTGCTCCAAAAACAAGAGTTTCCCTTCTTGCTTCGGTTAATCAGCAAGGTGGGTATTCATCGGATACACTCGAACCAGGTCGAGGTAAACCGCTCAGCAAAGTGGAATCAGCAGGGTCATTCTCTGAACTCTGTAGTAACAAGAGCAGTCATAAAGCCAATGCATTCAAGGATGGTTTTTCGGGATTATGGCCTCAGAATCAGTGGATTGCTTTCACAGGAGAGTCATCATCTTCGCCTTTAAAGAGAGTAGATGACTGGGTGAATGACCTTGGATATCAGCCTTCAACAATGGCAATTGAACAAGAGAATGACGATGAGCAAATCGTCTTTCCAGCTTCTCCTGAGGTTGATGAATCAGTGGCGAAAGCTCGAGTTCATTCCTCGAAACATAACAGAATTAATTTGTCAGAGGAACTCCTGCATGCCAATAGCATGATTCAGTCCCTGAATTCTTCTTCAACTGTGGCTCATATTTCAGGAATGGGGTTAAAAGCCATCCCAATGATCTCACATTTTTCGAGTCTTCGATCCATCAACTTATCAAACAATTCAATAG TTCAAATAACTCCTGGATCACTTCCAAAGGGTCTGCATGTCCTCGACTTATCTAAGAACAAGATCGCTTCCATTGAAGGACTAAGGGAGTTAACCCGATTGAGGGTACTGTATCTGAACTACAATAGGATATCGCGGATTGGCCATG GTTTATCGAGCTGCACCCTGCTGAAGGAGTTGTATTTATCGGGCAACAAAATAAGCGAAGTCGAGGGATTACACAGACTGTTAAAGCTTACAGTTCTAGACCTTAGCTTCAATAAAATAACCACAACCAAGGCTCTAGGACAGCTTGTTGCCAACTACAATTCATTAGTGGCGCTTAATATATTAGGGAATCCCATTCACAGCAACCTAAGCAGTGAACAGCTTAGGAGAGCAGTTTGCGGGCTTCTGCCAAAGCTAGCATACTTAAACAAGCAAGTCGTGAATCAGCAGAAAGCCCGTGAGGTTTCTTCTGATATTGTCGCCAAAACTGCATCTCGAAGCAGCAATTGGAATTCTTGTAAGCGATCAGTAAAAAGATCAAGTGCAAGTGGAGGTTTGTCAAGTTCTTCAAGGAGCGGTGCAAGTGTTTCGCAGAGAGGCAGGAGCAAGTTGAAAAGGCGGGTGAATCAGAAGTCGAGATTGAAGACAACGGAAAGCAGTTAA